The genomic region TTGATAGCATGGCCAAAGCGGTGGAGGATGTATACTCCTAGGTTTGAAGACTGAACTGAAATTAAACAATTCCGAGCGAACAGCATTAGCCAAACACGCAGGAGTCGCCCGTCATGCTTGGAACTGGGGACTAAACTTAACCAAACAAATACTAGAGTACAATCGGAATAATCCAGAGGATAAAATTAAGTTTCCCACAGCGATTGACCTGCATAAGTGGCTGGTGACCATGGTCAAGCCCGAATGTCCCTGGTACTACGAAGTCAGTAAATGCGCTCCTCAGTACGCTCTCAAACAGTTGTCCGACGCTTGGAAACAAGCATTCAAGAAAGTTAAGAAACCACCAAGGTTTAAGAAAAAAGGACGTGCTGACAGTTTCACGGTTGATGGTTCGCTCTCAGTTGACCGTTTTCGAGTTAAAGTTCCTGTGATGGGCTGGCTTAAAACATTCGAGCGCTTGCCTACCGAATATCAACCTAAGTCCTTCACAATTAGTCGTAAAGCCGACAGATGGTTTATTAGCTGGAAAATTGAAGTCGAGCCAACCAATGAGCCTAAAACCCATGCTGTTGTTGGCGTTGACTTTGGGGTTAAATCCCTGGCTATGCTATCAACGGGTGAGGGAGTTTAAGGGGCTAAGAGTTATCGCAAACACGAGAAAAAACTCTCACGATGGCAATGGCTGAATCGTCATAAAAAGTATGGTTCGGCCAATTGGAAAAAAGCCCAAATCAAGATAGCCCGCTTGCACCGAAAAATAGCTAACATCCGAAAAGACACATTACATAAGCTTACGACCTATTTAGCCAAAAACCACAGCCGAATAGGGATTGAGGATTTAAATGTCTCTGGTATGTTGGCCAACCACAAGTTGGCTAAAGCGATCGCCGATATGGGCTTCTATGAGTTCAGACGGCAGTTGGAGTACAAATGCCAGTTGTATGGAGCCACCTT from Oxynema aestuarii AP17 harbors:
- a CDS encoding RNA-guided endonuclease InsQ/TnpB family protein, whose translation is MKTELKLNNSERTALAKHAGVARHAWNWGLNLTKQILEYNRNNPEDKIKFPTAIDLHKWLVTMVKPECPWYYEVSKCAPQYALKQLSDAWKQAFKKVKKPPRFKKKGRADSFTVDGSLSVDRFRVKVPVMGWLKTFERLPTEYQPKSFTISRKADRWFISWKIEVEPTNEPKTHAVVGVDFGVKSLAMLSTGEGV